The Pirellulales bacterium genome contains the following window.
TGGAACCAGACACAACAGGTCGAAGACCTCCTGGTGCAAATGGCCGAAGCCGCCACGCGATTGGTGGAAGCCGATCGGGCCAGCATTTTCTTGTGGGACCGGCCAGCCCATCAACTGGTCGGCCGGCCCGCCCTGGGCGTTGGCGATGGCGAGCTGCGCATCCCCGATAGCGCCGGCATCGTCGGGCGCGTGATCGCCACCGGGCAACCGCAAAGGCTCGATCGCTCGGACGATCCGGCGACCGTCAACCGGCAGGTCGATTCGTCGATCGGTTACCAGACCCGCACGCTGTTGTGCGTGCCGCTGCGCGGGCGCGACGGCGAGCTGTTCGGCGCGTTCGAAGTAATCAACAAGCGAAACGGCGACTTCAGCGATGACGACGAGCTGGCCTTGATCGAGCTTGCCACGCACGCGGGCGTGGCGCTCGCCAACACTCAGGAGCGCGAGAGCCTGCTCCAGTCGCGGCGACAAATCACCGACGAAGCCGCGGCCGGCGTCCGCCTGGTCGGGCAAAGCGCCGTGATGGAGGCGCTGCGTTCCACCATTCGCCGCGTGGCGCCCACCGAGCTGGCGGTGCTGCTTTTGGGCGAGAACGGCACGGGCAAGGAGGTGGTCAGCCAGTCGATTCACTACCAAAGCCCACGCCGGAACCATCCGTTCATTGCGGTCAACTGCGCCGCGCTGACCGAAACACTGCTGGAAAACGAACTGTTTGGCCACGAAAAGGGAGCGTTCACCGACGCCGGCGAAACCCGGCCGGGCAAGTTCGAGCTGGCCTCGGGGGGCACGCTGTTTCTGGACGAAATCGGCGATCTGAGCCTGGCTGGCCAGGCGAAGCTGCTGCGCGTGCTCGAGGAAAAGATCGTGGTACACGTGGGCGGATCAAAAAACATTCACACCGACGTGCGCGTGATCGCGGCCACGAATCAGGACCTTGCGGAGCTGGTGCGGCACAAACGCTTTCGCGAGGATTTGTATTTCCGGCTGAACGTCGTGACGCTGGTATTGCCGCCGCTGCGCGAACGGCCTGCGGACATCATTCCGCTGGCGGAATTCTTCCTGCGCGATTTCGCGCACCACGCTCGTCGCAAGCTGCCGAAGCTCGCCGCCTCGGCCCGGCACCGCCTGGAGGCGCACTCCTGGCCCGGCAACGTTCGCGAGTTGCGAAATCTTTGCGAACGGCTCGCCTATTTGCACGCGACCGACACGATCGAGGCCGAGGATCTGGCGTTCGTCTTGTCGCCAGCGGCCGAACGACCGGCGACAATTGCTGCCGAGCTGCCACTGGCCGAGGCGACCGATCGTTTCCAGGTCGAGCACATTCAGCAAGCCGTGCGCCGGGCCAGCGGCAACATGAGCGAAGCGGCCGAAAAGCTCGGCCTGCACCGCTCGAACCTGTACCGCAAGATGCGGCAGTTGAATATGCCGCTGGAATGATGGCCGCGAAACCCCGGCCTCCAAGAAGGCCGGCTAAATAGGGGAACTCGCGCATGCGTTGCCAGTCGTGCGGCCAGCTACTACGCTGATGATCCTGCCCGATCTCATTCCCCGCCGGACGCCTGCCATGATTCGTTCGCTCTTCGTGACCGCCGCATTCGCGTTATTGGCCGTCGTTTGTACTGGGACGCACGCCGAAGATTGGCCCGGCTGGCGCGGCCCTCGCGGTGACGGCACCAGCGACGAAAAGGGCATTCCGACGCGCTGGAACGCGACCGAGAACATCGCCTGGAAAATCGCATTGCCGGGCGTGGGACACGCTTCGCCGATCGTGTGGCAGGATCACGTCTTTCTCGTCAGTTGCCTGCCCGACTCGGCCGACCGTGTGCTCATAGCTCTCGATCGAAGCTCCGGGCGCACGCTGTGGCAGCGCACCGTGGTCAATGCGCCTCTGGAGGACAAGCACGAGCTGAATAGCTTTGCCTCCAGCACGCCCACCACCGACGGCCGATTGGTGTACGTCACATTTTTGGCC
Protein-coding sequences here:
- a CDS encoding sigma-54-dependent Fis family transcriptional regulator, which produces MSRQNLMETHLEATRTKSPSSGHGQEIAGTAQEILVAANHTDDIARFLSHALPQVLAACRADGVAVAALAGASHEGEDWTNLAQVGQVETLSRTILASALDAERPVIEEGWFVAPLTCRGAHPEFLAVHARSLGRADLEPTVEVLLPAVREGLAAIRARRRQEVRIERLEAILEIVGRWNQTQQVEDLLVQMAEAATRLVEADRASIFLWDRPAHQLVGRPALGVGDGELRIPDSAGIVGRVIATGQPQRLDRSDDPATVNRQVDSSIGYQTRTLLCVPLRGRDGELFGAFEVINKRNGDFSDDDELALIELATHAGVALANTQERESLLQSRRQITDEAAAGVRLVGQSAVMEALRSTIRRVAPTELAVLLLGENGTGKEVVSQSIHYQSPRRNHPFIAVNCAALTETLLENELFGHEKGAFTDAGETRPGKFELASGGTLFLDEIGDLSLAGQAKLLRVLEEKIVVHVGGSKNIHTDVRVIAATNQDLAELVRHKRFREDLYFRLNVVTLVLPPLRERPADIIPLAEFFLRDFAHHARRKLPKLAASARHRLEAHSWPGNVRELRNLCERLAYLHATDTIEAEDLAFVLSPAAERPATIAAELPLAEATDRFQVEHIQQAVRRASGNMSEAAEKLGLHRSNLYRKMRQLNMPLE